One genomic region from Yersinia canariae encodes:
- the topA gene encoding type I DNA topoisomerase: protein MGKALVIVESPAKAKTINKYLGNNYVVKSSVGHIRDLPTSGSASKKSANSTEDKAKKADKPKTKVKKDEKVALVNRMGVDPYHGWKAQYEILPGKEKVVAELKALAENADHIYLATDLDREGEAIAWHLREVIGGDDKRFSRVVFNEITKNAIQQAFNQPGELNINRVNAQQARRFMDRVVGYMVSPLLWKKIARGLSAGRVQSVAVRLVVERERDIKAFVPEEYWELHADLLAKGEVPIQMEVTHAHNKPFKPVNREQTHAALKLLENARYKVLDREDKPTSSKPGAPFITSTLQQAASTRLSFGVKKTMMMAQRLYEAGHITYMRTDSTNLSQDALTMVRGYIGDNFGDKYLPSAPNQYSSKENSQEAHEAIRPSDVNVLAEQLKDMEADAQKLYQLIWRQFVACQMTPAKYDSTTLTVQAGDFQLRAKGRTLRFDGWTKVMPALRKGDEDRTLPVIEVGSDLDLQKLIPSQHFTKPPARYSEASLVKELEKRGIGRPSTYASIISTIQDRGYVRVENRRFYAEKMGEIVTDRLEENFRELMNYDFTARMESGLDQVANNQAEWKAVLDGFFAEFSEQLEKAEKDPEEGGMRPNQMVMTSIDCPTCGRQMGIRTASTGVFLGCSGYALPPKERCKTTINLVPDAEILNILEGDDAETNALRARRRCQKCGTAMDSYLIDNKRKLHVCGNNPACDGYEIEEGEFRIKGYEGPIVECEKCGSEMHLKMGRFGKYMGCTNDECKNTRKILRSGEVAPPKEDPVPLPELPCEKSDAYFVLRDGAAGVFLAANTFPKSRETRAPLVEELVRFKDRLPEKLRYLADAPVTDKEGNKTMVRFSRKTKQQYVSSEKDGKATGWSAFYIDGKWVEAKK from the coding sequence ATGGGTAAAGCTCTCGTAATAGTTGAGTCCCCGGCAAAAGCCAAAACTATTAATAAATACTTAGGGAATAACTACGTGGTTAAGTCCAGTGTCGGTCACATTCGTGATTTGCCGACCAGTGGCTCAGCCAGTAAGAAGAGCGCTAACTCAACTGAAGATAAAGCCAAGAAAGCCGACAAGCCCAAAACTAAAGTAAAGAAAGACGAAAAGGTTGCATTAGTTAACCGCATGGGCGTCGATCCTTATCATGGCTGGAAAGCGCAGTATGAAATTTTGCCCGGCAAAGAAAAGGTGGTTGCCGAGCTGAAAGCATTAGCCGAAAACGCTGACCACATCTATCTCGCAACCGACCTTGACCGCGAAGGAGAGGCTATTGCCTGGCATTTGCGGGAAGTGATTGGTGGTGATGATAAGCGTTTTAGTCGTGTGGTATTTAACGAAATCACAAAAAACGCTATCCAACAGGCTTTTAATCAGCCTGGTGAATTGAATATTAACCGGGTTAATGCCCAGCAAGCTCGTCGCTTTATGGACCGGGTTGTGGGTTATATGGTTTCTCCACTGTTGTGGAAAAAAATTGCCCGTGGTCTGTCTGCTGGGCGAGTGCAGTCGGTCGCCGTGCGTTTAGTGGTTGAACGCGAACGGGATATCAAAGCATTCGTTCCTGAAGAGTACTGGGAATTGCATGCTGATTTGCTGGCGAAAGGTGAAGTTCCTATCCAAATGGAAGTCACCCATGCTCACAATAAACCCTTTAAACCGGTCAATCGTGAACAGACCCACGCAGCGCTTAAATTGCTGGAAAACGCGCGCTATAAAGTGCTGGATCGTGAAGACAAACCGACCAGCAGCAAGCCGGGTGCGCCGTTCATTACTTCTACATTGCAGCAGGCTGCCAGTACCCGCCTGAGCTTTGGTGTGAAGAAAACCATGATGATGGCGCAGCGCTTGTATGAAGCGGGCCATATCACGTATATGCGTACTGACTCGACCAATTTAAGTCAGGATGCGTTGACGATGGTGCGCGGATATATTGGTGATAATTTTGGCGATAAATACTTGCCATCCGCACCCAATCAGTACAGCAGCAAAGAGAATTCACAAGAAGCGCATGAGGCTATCCGCCCTTCTGATGTGAATGTATTGGCTGAACAGTTAAAAGATATGGAAGCCGATGCCCAGAAGCTGTATCAGCTGATTTGGCGTCAGTTTGTGGCCTGTCAGATGACTCCGGCCAAGTATGATTCGACCACCTTGACAGTACAGGCAGGCGATTTCCAACTGCGGGCGAAAGGCCGAACTTTACGATTTGATGGTTGGACGAAGGTGATGCCAGCACTGCGTAAAGGGGATGAAGACAGGACTCTGCCAGTGATTGAAGTGGGCAGTGACTTGGATTTACAAAAGCTAATCCCAAGCCAACACTTCACCAAGCCGCCAGCGCGTTACAGTGAAGCGTCATTGGTCAAAGAATTAGAAAAACGGGGCATTGGCCGCCCATCTACCTATGCGTCGATTATTTCGACCATTCAAGACCGTGGCTATGTCCGCGTAGAAAACCGCCGTTTCTATGCTGAGAAAATGGGTGAAATTGTAACCGACCGTCTGGAAGAGAACTTCCGTGAGTTGATGAATTACGATTTTACCGCGCGCATGGAAAGTGGTCTGGATCAGGTTGCTAACAATCAGGCCGAGTGGAAGGCAGTACTGGATGGTTTCTTCGCCGAATTCAGCGAGCAACTTGAAAAAGCCGAAAAAGATCCTGAGGAGGGCGGTATGCGCCCGAATCAAATGGTCATGACCAGCATTGATTGCCCAACTTGTGGCCGTCAGATGGGGATTCGCACTGCCAGTACTGGGGTGTTCCTGGGTTGTTCAGGTTATGCATTGCCGCCGAAAGAGCGCTGCAAAACCACTATAAATCTGGTGCCGGATGCTGAGATTCTTAATATCCTGGAAGGTGATGATGCGGAAACCAACGCATTACGCGCCCGCCGTCGTTGCCAGAAATGTGGCACAGCCATGGATAGCTATCTAATTGATAACAAACGTAAGTTACATGTTTGCGGTAATAACCCAGCATGTGATGGTTATGAGATAGAAGAAGGTGAGTTCCGCATCAAAGGGTATGAAGGCCCAATCGTTGAGTGCGAAAAGTGTGGTTCTGAAATGCACCTGAAAATGGGGCGTTTTGGCAAGTACATGGGTTGTACTAATGATGAGTGTAAAAATACCCGTAAAATTTTGCGCAGTGGCGAAGTTGCACCGCCGAAAGAAGATCCAGTCCCTTTGCCAGAACTTCCTTGCGAAAAGTCTGATGCCTATTTTGTGTTGCGAGATGGTGCTGCTGGCGTATTCTTGGCAGCCAATACCTTCCCTAAATCGCGCGAAACCCGTGCGCCATTGGTAGAAGAGTTGGTGCGTTTCAAGGACAGATTACCTGAGAAATTACGTTACCTGGCTGATGCGCCAGTGACGGATAAAGAGGGTAATAAAACCATGGTGCGCTTTAGCCGCAAAACCAAGCAACAGTACGTTTCGTCAGAGAAAGATGGCAAAGCCACCGGTTGGTCTGCTTTCTATATTGATGGCAAATGGGTTGAAGCTAAAAAATAG
- the sohB gene encoding protease SohB, protein MELFSLYGLFLAKVVTIVVAIAAIVLLVVSQGMRKQGQRGELNLVDLGEQYKDMQREMRLARMSHAEQKAWSKEFKKQQKSDQKLKKQRAKSGAVAAIKPCLYVIDFKGSIDAHEVTSLREEISAVLAVATAQDEVLLRLESPGGVVHGYGLAASQLERLRHKGIRLTVAVDKVAASGGYMMACVADRIISAPFAIIGSIGVVAQIPNFHRLLKKNDIDVELHTAGEFKRTLTLFGENTEQGREKFREDLNETHLLFKQFVQQQRPSLDIDAVATGEHWFGTQAKEKGLVDAIGTSDDLLIAEMDNHEVIGVRYTRRKRLMDRFTGSAAESADRLLLRWWQRGEKPLL, encoded by the coding sequence GTGGAGTTATTTTCTCTGTACGGACTGTTTCTCGCTAAAGTGGTGACCATCGTGGTTGCGATTGCTGCGATAGTATTGTTGGTTGTCAGCCAAGGAATGAGGAAACAAGGGCAACGGGGAGAACTCAATCTGGTTGACCTGGGTGAGCAATATAAGGATATGCAGCGCGAAATGCGCTTGGCGCGCATGAGTCATGCTGAGCAAAAAGCCTGGAGCAAAGAGTTTAAAAAGCAGCAAAAATCTGATCAAAAACTCAAAAAGCAGCGTGCTAAATCGGGTGCGGTAGCCGCCATCAAGCCTTGCTTGTATGTTATTGACTTCAAAGGGAGTATTGATGCCCATGAAGTAACGTCATTGCGTGAAGAAATTTCAGCGGTGCTGGCAGTGGCTACGGCCCAGGATGAAGTGCTGTTGAGGCTGGAAAGCCCTGGCGGCGTGGTGCACGGCTATGGTCTGGCGGCGTCACAATTGGAGCGCCTGCGCCACAAAGGTATTCGCCTCACTGTTGCGGTCGATAAAGTTGCCGCTAGCGGGGGCTATATGATGGCCTGTGTGGCTGATCGTATCATTAGCGCGCCTTTCGCTATTATTGGCTCAATCGGTGTTGTGGCTCAAATACCTAACTTCCATCGTTTACTGAAAAAGAACGATATTGATGTTGAGCTACATACCGCAGGTGAATTCAAGCGAACCCTTACATTGTTCGGTGAAAATACGGAACAAGGGCGCGAAAAATTCCGTGAAGATCTGAATGAAACTCATCTACTCTTCAAGCAGTTCGTTCAGCAACAACGGCCTTCTTTGGATATCGACGCTGTTGCCACGGGCGAACATTGGTTCGGGACTCAAGCCAAAGAGAAAGGGCTGGTTGATGCCATCGGTACCAGTGATGATTTACTGATTGCTGAAATGGATAATCACGAAGTCATTGGTGTGCGTTATACCCGCCGTAAACGTCTGATGGATCGCTTTACAGGGAGTGCCGCAGAAAGTGCCGACCGCCTATTATTACGCTGGTGGCAACGCGGTGAGAAGCCCTTGTTATAA
- the cysB gene encoding HTH-type transcriptional regulator CysB produces MKLQQLRYIVEVVNHNLNVSSTAEGLYTSQPGISKQVRMLEDELGIQIFARSGKHLTQVTPAGLEIIRIAREVLSKVDAIKAVAGEHTYPDKGSLYVATTHTQARYALPNVIKGFIERYPRVSLHMHQGSPTQIAEAVSKGSADFAIATEALHLYDDLIMLPCYHWNRAVVVKPDHPLAGKAHVSIEELAAYPIVTYTFGFTGRSELDTAFNRAGLTPRIVFTATDADVIKTYVRLGLGVGVIASMAVDPIQDPDLVTVDARDIFTYSTTKIGFRRSTFLRSYMYDFILRFAPHLTRDVVDKAVALRSNDDIEAMFKDIKLPTK; encoded by the coding sequence ATGAAATTGCAACAGCTACGCTATATTGTTGAGGTGGTGAATCATAACCTTAACGTATCGTCCACTGCAGAAGGCCTGTACACCTCACAACCTGGGATCAGTAAACAGGTCCGAATGTTGGAAGATGAGCTGGGGATTCAGATTTTTGCCCGCAGTGGTAAGCATCTCACTCAGGTAACCCCTGCGGGGTTGGAAATCATCCGTATTGCCCGTGAAGTATTATCAAAAGTTGATGCCATTAAAGCGGTTGCCGGTGAACATACTTATCCTGATAAAGGTTCTTTGTATGTTGCAACAACACATACTCAGGCGCGTTATGCATTGCCCAATGTGATTAAAGGCTTCATAGAGCGCTATCCCCGTGTATCGTTGCATATGCATCAAGGGTCACCCACACAAATCGCGGAAGCGGTCTCCAAGGGGAGTGCTGACTTCGCTATCGCCACGGAAGCACTGCATTTGTATGATGACCTGATTATGTTGCCGTGCTATCACTGGAACCGTGCGGTAGTGGTGAAACCCGATCACCCATTAGCAGGGAAAGCCCATGTTAGTATTGAAGAACTAGCCGCTTATCCTATTGTGACCTATACCTTTGGTTTTACAGGGCGTTCTGAATTGGATACTGCATTTAATCGTGCGGGTCTGACGCCACGAATTGTCTTTACCGCGACAGATGCGGACGTGATTAAAACTTACGTGAGATTAGGTCTGGGTGTTGGTGTTATTGCCAGCATGGCGGTTGACCCAATCCAAGATCCAGATCTGGTGACGGTTGATGCGCGAGACATCTTTACTTACAGCACCACGAAAATAGGTTTTCGCCGCAGTACCTTCCTGCGCAGTTATATGTATGATTTTATTCTACGTTTTGCCCCTCATTTGACGCGGGATGTGGTGGATAAAGCGGTGGCGCTGCGTTCGAATGATGATATCGAGGCGATGTTCAAAGACATCAAACTGCCGACGAAGTAA
- a CDS encoding YciN family protein translates to MIGNTAPIERNKLLTEANEIIRQHEDYLQGMKATEVEQKGPVLVFRGEFFLDDEGLPTAKTTAVFNMFKHLAHVLSAKYHLID, encoded by the coding sequence ATGATCGGAAACACAGCACCTATTGAGCGTAATAAATTATTGACAGAAGCCAATGAGATTATTCGTCAACATGAAGATTATCTACAGGGTATGAAGGCAACCGAGGTTGAGCAAAAAGGCCCGGTATTAGTATTTCGCGGAGAGTTTTTCCTTGATGACGAGGGATTACCTACCGCAAAAACAACTGCGGTATTTAATATGTTTAAACATCTCGCACACGTTTTATCGGCTAAATATCATTTAATCGACTAA
- the rluB gene encoding 23S rRNA pseudouridine(2605) synthase RluB, with amino-acid sequence MSEKSEDQKLTNSKPQSPKPQGDKIVGEKLQKILARAGHGSRREIETIIQQGRVSVDGKISKLGDRVEVTQATKIRLDGHLLSIKESEEAVCRVLAYYKPEGELCTRNDPEGRPTVFDRLPKLRGSRWVAVGRLDVNTSGLLLFTTDGELANRLMHPSREVEREYAVRVFGQIDDEKIKQLSRGVQLEDGPAAFRTISFQGGEGLNQWYNVTLTEGRNREVRRLWEAVGVQVSRLIRVRYGDINLPKGLPRGGWTELDLKATNYLRELVELNSETVSKLPVEKDRRRVKANQIRRAVKRHTEVAGRQVAGRQSSARKGSTRQNAGNAAAPAATTGRRGSNKRG; translated from the coding sequence ATGAGCGAGAAGTCAGAAGACCAAAAGTTAACAAACTCAAAGCCGCAAAGCCCTAAACCGCAGGGCGATAAAATTGTGGGTGAAAAATTACAGAAAATCTTGGCACGGGCCGGTCATGGCTCTCGTCGGGAAATCGAAACAATCATTCAGCAGGGCCGCGTTAGCGTTGATGGTAAAATATCAAAGCTAGGGGACCGTGTTGAAGTCACTCAGGCCACTAAAATTCGCCTGGACGGTCATCTTCTTTCTATTAAAGAATCTGAAGAAGCAGTGTGCCGTGTACTGGCGTATTACAAGCCGGAAGGTGAACTTTGTACCCGTAATGACCCTGAAGGCCGCCCAACCGTGTTCGACCGTTTGCCTAAACTGCGCGGTTCGCGTTGGGTTGCGGTAGGCCGTTTGGACGTGAATACCTCAGGTTTATTGCTGTTCACCACAGATGGTGAGCTGGCTAACCGCTTAATGCACCCAAGCCGTGAGGTTGAGCGCGAATATGCGGTGCGAGTGTTTGGCCAAATTGATGACGAAAAAATCAAGCAGCTCAGTCGTGGTGTGCAATTAGAAGATGGCCCCGCGGCATTCCGCACCATTAGTTTCCAAGGTGGAGAAGGGCTTAACCAGTGGTATAACGTCACGTTGACCGAAGGGCGCAACCGCGAAGTTCGCCGTTTATGGGAAGCGGTCGGTGTACAGGTGAGCCGCCTGATTCGTGTGCGTTATGGTGATATCAATCTTCCTAAGGGCTTGCCTCGTGGCGGCTGGACTGAATTGGATCTGAAAGCCACCAATTATCTGCGCGAGCTGGTAGAACTGAATTCTGAAACTGTCAGCAAATTGCCAGTGGAGAAAGACAGACGCCGGGTTAAGGCTAATCAAATCCGTCGTGCCGTTAAACGCCACACTGAAGTTGCTGGCCGTCAGGTCGCAGGGCGTCAAAGCTCGGCCCGTAAAGGTTCGACTCGTCAAAACGCGGGTAATGCAGCAGCACCCGCAGCAACAACTGGGCGTCGTGGTTCCAACAAGCGCGGTTAA
- a CDS encoding helix-turn-helix transcriptional regulator: protein MEDKLAIIQHPCSFTRFSLERILKKLLMSESVDIVASVGSLTDCYDNLVKFPATHLAILSLRGEDYTSGDSLSLVVDWLRIHRPNCRVIVIADEFCVDLLTQYFCGVEQVYAVIAQNASLSQFVTQLNRAFSSSTILTKKRPCLLSKRERTVLALLLQGKSNNDIADHLQLSNKTISYHKRSALGKLGIPTLQPMLMNAGIVSQLLENIGVEPQYATA, encoded by the coding sequence ATGGAAGATAAGCTTGCGATCATTCAACACCCTTGTTCTTTTACCCGGTTTAGCCTGGAACGTATTTTAAAAAAGTTATTAATGAGTGAATCGGTAGATATTGTGGCCAGTGTTGGTTCGCTGACTGATTGCTATGATAATTTAGTTAAATTCCCTGCGACGCATTTAGCTATTTTGAGTTTACGTGGCGAGGATTATACGTCTGGCGATAGTCTTAGTTTGGTTGTTGACTGGTTGCGGATACACCGCCCAAACTGTCGCGTGATTGTTATAGCTGACGAGTTTTGTGTTGATCTATTGACTCAGTATTTTTGCGGTGTTGAGCAGGTGTATGCCGTTATCGCGCAAAATGCGTCTCTTAGCCAATTTGTGACCCAACTAAACCGAGCATTTTCAAGCTCGACAATACTGACGAAGAAGCGGCCCTGCTTATTATCGAAACGCGAGCGAACCGTGCTGGCTTTATTACTGCAAGGTAAATCAAACAATGATATTGCCGATCATTTGCAACTCAGTAATAAAACCATCAGCTACCACAAGCGCAGCGCTCTGGGTAAATTAGGTATCCCAACTTTACAACCGATGTTGATGAATGCAGGGATTGTCTCGCAACTATTGGAGAATATCGGCGTCGAGCCACAATATGCCACGGCGTAG
- a CDS encoding heme utilization protein produces the protein MMKSLKLFLFSLAFLVLPNTVLGHYEVKNPLTSLNELSFDLAHTYWDGTNNPPTAGDRNSHMSHQNRCKRATSTVSLGSCLLRYNFNMVNSNGTIISPAIQSYDVDLRGNGSYDDELMNAATHYDAVKIAIAHGVMVDQHVSIPRANITSLAGGSGKFRVSTFGVGNVCNSTTSCNAPYSETYTTSTIDLIQENLDVACEASAVGATNIENILSGEHIYLHNSNESRLSENIGAVNLSVNCVNWLPTAKSKTLNFTISPNVVVATGGNTEVTCGAYINDTSTTQPGYTFSRNISIPGYDGMVDTYDTDPIYYGLYVSTPSTTAETSLTLNCGLTGGYSLN, from the coding sequence ATGATGAAATCATTAAAGTTGTTTTTATTTTCGTTAGCGTTTTTAGTGTTACCAAATACAGTGCTAGGTCATTATGAAGTTAAAAATCCGCTAACCAGTTTGAATGAACTTTCATTCGACTTAGCGCATACTTATTGGGACGGAACAAATAACCCGCCCACTGCCGGTGATAGAAACTCTCATATGAGTCACCAGAATAGATGTAAGAGAGCAACAAGTACTGTTTCACTTGGTTCTTGTCTTTTGCGATATAACTTTAATATGGTGAACTCCAACGGGACCATTATTAGTCCGGCAATTCAATCATATGACGTGGATCTGCGAGGTAATGGATCCTACGATGATGAATTGATGAACGCAGCTACACACTACGATGCTGTTAAAATTGCGATTGCGCACGGCGTTATGGTTGACCAGCATGTCTCAATTCCTCGAGCTAATATTACTTCATTAGCCGGAGGTTCAGGAAAGTTTCGGGTGAGTACCTTCGGTGTGGGTAACGTCTGTAACAGCACTACCTCTTGCAACGCACCTTATTCAGAGACCTATACCACCAGTACAATTGATCTTATTCAGGAAAATCTGGATGTTGCCTGTGAAGCCAGTGCTGTGGGGGCCACGAATATTGAGAATATCCTAAGTGGTGAGCATATTTATTTACATAATAGTAATGAGTCACGGTTATCAGAGAATATTGGTGCTGTTAATTTATCCGTTAACTGTGTTAATTGGTTGCCGACAGCCAAAAGCAAAACATTAAACTTTACTATTTCACCCAATGTTGTGGTTGCAACCGGGGGCAATACTGAAGTGACCTGTGGTGCTTATATTAATGATACATCAACAACTCAGCCCGGTTACACCTTCTCCAGGAATATTAGCATTCCGGGTTATGACGGTATGGTAGATACCTATGATACTGATCCTATTTATTATGGGTTATATGTTTCAACTCCATCAACAACGGCTGAAACATCTCTCACGCTTAATTGCGGCCTCACGGGAGGATACTCACTAAATTAA
- a CDS encoding YciK family oxidoreductase, producing the protein MHYQPKHDLLDNRTILVTGAGDGIGREAALTYARFGARLILVGRTMHKLVAVQQQIIKAGGQPVSIWQLDLLHATEQDCQQLADALSHQISQLDGLLHNAGLLGEVAPMAEQNIAVWQDVMQVNVNATFMLTQALLPLLLKSPSASLVFTSSSVGRQGRAGWGAYAVSKFATEGMMQVLAEEYKQSNLRVNCINPGGTRTQMRASAFPDEDASKLKTPADIMPLYLYLMGDDSRRKTGISFDAQPGRKPGPAE; encoded by the coding sequence ATGCATTACCAACCTAAGCATGACCTGCTCGACAATCGCACTATTTTGGTGACAGGCGCAGGTGATGGCATTGGTCGCGAAGCGGCTCTGACTTACGCACGTTTTGGTGCGCGCTTAATTCTCGTTGGCCGCACAATGCACAAACTTGTTGCTGTGCAACAACAGATTATCAAGGCCGGTGGCCAGCCAGTCAGCATTTGGCAGCTGGATTTACTGCATGCGACCGAGCAAGATTGTCAGCAATTAGCCGATGCGCTCAGCCATCAGATTTCTCAGCTAGACGGTCTTTTGCATAATGCCGGTTTATTAGGTGAGGTGGCCCCGATGGCCGAGCAAAATATCGCCGTCTGGCAGGATGTTATGCAAGTGAATGTCAATGCAACTTTTATGCTCACTCAAGCACTATTACCTTTATTGCTGAAATCACCAAGCGCCTCTCTGGTTTTCACCAGTTCCAGTGTTGGTCGTCAAGGGCGCGCGGGATGGGGAGCTTATGCGGTGTCAAAATTTGCCACTGAGGGCATGATGCAGGTGCTTGCTGAAGAATATAAGCAGAGTAACCTGAGAGTTAATTGTATTAATCCAGGGGGAACTCGCACTCAGATGCGCGCAAGCGCCTTCCCGGATGAAGATGCCAGCAAGCTAAAAACACCCGCAGATATTATGCCGCTGTATCTCTACCTAATGGGCGATGATAGCCGCAGGAAGACCGGTATTAGCTTCGATGCACAACCTGGCCGCAAACCCGGCCCCGCAGAATAA
- the cobO gene encoding cob(I)yrinic acid a,c-diamide adenosyltransferase, translating to MSEERHQQRQQKIKEKVESRVAAAQEIRGILIVFTGNGKGKTTAAFGTVTRAVGHGLKAGVIQFIKGEWPNGEKNLLQQHGVEFQVMATGFTWNTQNRETDTAACRGVWQHAQRMLADPTLDLVVLDELTYMVAYDYLSLDEVVDALKQRPAHQTVIITGRGCHRDLLEMADTVSELRPVKHAFDAGIKAQQGIDW from the coding sequence ATGTCTGAAGAACGCCACCAACAGCGTCAACAAAAAATAAAAGAAAAGGTTGAATCACGGGTTGCAGCAGCGCAAGAAATTCGCGGCATCTTGATTGTTTTTACCGGCAATGGCAAGGGTAAGACCACGGCCGCATTCGGTACGGTGACCCGCGCGGTTGGCCACGGCCTGAAAGCGGGTGTGATACAGTTTATTAAAGGTGAATGGCCGAACGGCGAGAAAAATCTACTGCAACAACATGGGGTTGAGTTTCAGGTCATGGCAACCGGTTTTACCTGGAATACACAAAATAGAGAAACAGATACAGCCGCCTGTCGAGGGGTTTGGCAACACGCTCAGCGTATGTTAGCGGACCCGACATTAGATTTAGTCGTGTTGGATGAACTGACTTATATGGTGGCTTATGACTATCTCTCTCTGGATGAAGTCGTTGATGCGCTAAAACAGCGCCCTGCCCATCAAACCGTCATTATTACTGGCCGTGGTTGTCATCGGGATCTGTTAGAAATGGCGGATACGGTGAGTGAATTGCGCCCAGTTAAACATGCTTTTGATGCCGGTATTAAGGCACAGCAAGGTATTGACTGGTAA
- a CDS encoding response regulator — MNNKISALIIDQHPLIRHVVRGIIECKGGRVYETGGEHESIKMASVYKPNLIIVDFVGYKNLQLNLIHKLMIMSPESKVLIYTSLISIYYLKKCLEIGVRGYVYKKDDVINLDGAIDAVISGYCCFPQADLLLNTECALQLA, encoded by the coding sequence ATGAATAATAAAATTTCGGCGTTAATTATTGATCAGCACCCTTTGATTAGGCATGTAGTAAGAGGAATTATAGAGTGCAAGGGCGGGAGAGTTTATGAAACAGGCGGGGAACACGAATCAATAAAAATGGCGAGTGTTTATAAGCCTAATTTAATTATTGTGGATTTCGTGGGGTATAAAAACCTTCAACTTAACCTTATTCATAAACTAATGATTATGTCTCCCGAGTCAAAAGTACTTATCTATACTTCTTTGATATCAATTTATTACCTAAAAAAATGCCTCGAAATAGGTGTTCGTGGCTATGTCTACAAAAAGGACGACGTTATTAACCTCGACGGCGCTATTGATGCTGTTATATCGGGCTATTGTTGCTTTCCTCAAGCGGATTTACTGCTGAATACAGAATGTGCCCTGCAACTAGCTTAA